The following proteins come from a genomic window of Lineus longissimus chromosome 18, tnLinLong1.2, whole genome shotgun sequence:
- the LOC135502344 gene encoding cubilin-like → MMPSRDVPIIWIYYTYLFVLVLDSAVIHVSGAACFQSVKSDEILTSEGFPSSFPLKVCHYEVMVEPRDTKAVYIVAIFDTFEINDGDTEQKPLKKINKIQIHDVLDENIGTYTDSVPRGTVAKINEDRSKPSLKIIFTAIHQTAGLKIFKMHFQLMTTQDLVPRTSFQDIRGTIVSPGYPFNYPNSYQEIYRVTTNNSNGVLKFNFVDISLGEGTTLAVYDGNKIASENLVYRFPVDHEARTNWNYFVSTNTMTLLFLSAPEDTDRGFNMTYVENCEYNDIDTPCDEVPQLNFVKNLIIIGAGCGGVLLLVFFIGLICLCSRKCDERRQRNMQGMQRFD, encoded by the exons ATGATGCCTTCACGAGACGTCCCTATTATCTGGATTTACTACACGTACTTGTTCGTATTAG TTCTAGACTCTGCAGTCATCCACGTCTCCGGTGCAGCATGCTTCCAAAGTGTAAAGTCCGACGAAATCCTAACTTCGGAAGGATTCCCATCCTCGTTCCCTCTCAAAGTATGTCACTACGAGGTTATGGTTGAACCACGTGACACCAAAGCTGTGTACATCGTAGCCATCTTTGATACGTTCGAGATCAACGACGGTGACACAGAGCAGAAACCACTCAAGAAAATCAACAAGATTCAG ATCCATGATGTTCTGGATGAAAATATTGGAACATACACAGATTCTGTGCCTCGTGGTACCGTGGCGAAGATTAACGAGGACAGGTCGAAGCCATCACTTAAA ATCATTTTCACGGCTATTCACCAAACTGCAGGGTTAAAAATATTCAAGATGCATTTCCAGTTGATGACGACCCAGGATCTCG TTCCAAGGACATCGTTTCAGGATATACGAGGGACCATCGTTAGTCCTGGCTACCCCTTTAACTACCCCAACAGTTACCAAGAAATCTACCGAGTTACTACCAATAATAGTAACGGTGTGCTGAAGTTTAACTTCGTG GATATAAGTTTAGGAGAGGGTACGACACTTGCGGTCTATGATGGCAACAAAATAGCTTCGGAGAACTTGGTGTATAGGTTCCCCGTGGACCACGAAGCAAGAACAAATT GGAACTACTTTGTCTCAACCAACACAATGACGTTACTGTTTCTATCAGCGCCTGAGGATACTGACAGGGGTTTCAACATGACATATGTAGAAA ATTGTGAATATAATGACATTGATACTCCTTGCGACGAGGTACCACAGCTCA ATTTTGTCAAGAATTTGATCATCATAGGCGCCGGATGCGGAGGAGTTCTGCTACTCGTCTTTTTCATTGGTCTCATTTGCCTATGTTCGAGAAAATGTGACGAACGGAGACAGCGGAATATGCAGGGCATGCA ACGATTCGATTGA
- the LOC135502342 gene encoding glucose-6-phosphate exchanger SLC37A2-like: MKTLRGEDEPLKMDHDPRNSLCAPPLGIRAVKHCCNCNKKASWRVYILLYTFVIYITYHMSRLPISIVKSVLHRNCTRGEFEELLNKSALTYPNTSAAKDEILMKKCSWVPFEGSNYEELYGTLDYAFLLCYALGLFISGQIAERTHIRYFLTAGMIFSGFFVILFGLGHVWRIHSFAYYLTVQILGGFAQSSGWPCVVTCVANWFGDTKKGLILGIWNTHINIGNILGALVPGIWVKTDWGMSFMVPGLLIMCMGVTVFFWIVPYPEELGFNGTSAVTEEVPLKDAKTQPKDDKPSEESSLIKKDEQKAISILGALRIPGVVEFSIGLFFIKLVSYTFLFWLPKYISSGGTVRIDPQTAASLTALFDVGGMFGGILIGLLSDILGIKAILCVVFLLSAAWPMFHVYQIDGSTSQGLYAAFLIITGLLVNGPYALITTAVSAELGNHPCLQGNARAMSTVAAIIDGTGSLGAAFGPLITGIIATYGWNKVFAMLILSDLVAALMLMRLFVSEAKDGYVRFKNWKRKRKEGKENQDTTPLEEDSQDIRSSAELGENESSKDR, encoded by the exons ATGAAGACACTGCGAGGTG AAGATGAACCACTGAAGATGGACCATGATCCACGGAATAGTCTCTGCGCCCCACCCCTGGGGATTAGAGCAGTAAAGCATTGCTGTAATTGCAACAAGAAGGCATC ATGGCGAGTGTATATACTGTTGTATACCTTTGTGATCTACATAACATATCATATGTCCAGGCTGCCCATTAGTATAGTAAAG AGTGTCCTACATAGAAATTGTACCCGAGGGGAGTTTGAAGAGTTATTGAATAAAAGTGCGCTCACATATCCTAACACATCTGCTGCAAAAGATGAGATTCTTATGAAAAAATGCAGTTGGGTCCCGTTTG AGGGGTCAAATTATGAGGAACTTTATGGAACTCTCGATTATGCTTTCCTTCTATGCTATGCACTAGGCCTGTTCATAAG TGGACAGATCGCCGAGCGGACTCATATCCGTTATTTCCTCACTGCTGGCATGATCTTCAGCGGGTTCTTTGTGATATTATTCGGTCTAGGTCACGTTTGGCGGATACACAGCTTCGCTTATTATCTCACAGTTCAG ATACTCGGCGGTTTCGCCCAATCATCAGGCTGGCCGTGTGTGGTCACGTGTGTCGCTAATTGGTTCGGTGATACAAa AAAAGGTTTGATTCTCGGCATCTGGAACACGCATATAAACATAGGGAACATCCTTGGTGCGCTGGTGCCGGGGATATGGGTAAAGACTGATTGGGGCATGTCGTTCATGGTGCCAGGTCTGCTGATTATGTGTATGGGAGTGACGGTCTTCTTTTGGATTGTACCAT ATCCAGAAGAATTGGGTTTCAACGGAACATCAGCAGTCACAGAGGAAGTGCCACTGAAAGATGCGAAAACTCAGCCAAAGGATGATAAACCG AGTGAAGAGTCTTCCCTTATTAAGAAGGATGAACAGAAGGCAATCTCTATTTTGGGAGCGCTTAGAATACCC gGAGTGGTGGAATTCTCCATCGGCCTTTTCTTCATCAAACTTGTCAGCTACACATTCTTGTTCTGGTTGCCAAAGTATATCTCATCTGGCGGGACAG TGAGGATCGACCCCCAGACAGCAGCATCACTCACTGCCCTGTTCGATGTCGGAGGGATGTTTGGAGGCATTCTGATTGGATTGCTGTCAGATATACTGGGAATAAAGGCCATTCTCTGTGTAGTATTTCTCTTATCTGCTGCCTGGCCCATG TTTCACGTCTATCAGATCGACGGTTCGACAAGCCAAGGTCTTTATGCCG CATTTCTAATAATCACGGGCCTTTTGGTGAACGGGCCATACGCCCTCATCACGACCGCAGTGTCAGCGGAACTTGGGAACCACCCGTGCCTTCAGGGCAATGCTAGGGCCATGTCCACTGTAGCTGCTATCATAGACGGGACTGGATCTCTAG GTGCGGCTTTCGGACCCCTCATCACCGGCATCATTGCTACGTATGGATGGAACAAGGTGTTTGCTATGCTTATTCTCTCGGACCTCGTGGCGGCTCTG ATGTTAATGCGGCTATTCGTGAGCGAGGCAAAAGACGGTTACGTGCGATTTAAAAACTGGAAGCGAAAACGGAAAGAAGGCAAAGAGAACCAGGATACAACACCACTGGAAGAAGACAGTCAGGATATCCGGTCGAGTGCGGAGTTAGGAGAAAATGAAAGCAGTAAAGACAGATAG
- the LOC135502337 gene encoding uncharacterized protein LOC135502337, with protein sequence MAMGQDKKEKAGVAPSVEDRSRMIMDVAPGRKGCTSVFPWGGSIKVPPGLFGKKDNLIAKMISPCERHLHAPQLRDTEKLLSEVFLFVARNYEFDKLLTVEFPVYDENLDLFEMRLKVKKSGDQDWVTLDNYVYNAKTKMVTFETKSLGVFAVTSTPKAEKFELTQNGCLYSARINRYISLRFPKRAVDRTVRCEIRIHKVTQEKIEITQRDHGNECFDVVAASNFYDISFPENEAMTFKRAASIKLPLVLVGEDEPLPSQKQETEVGEDGDHEHEEEVELETGKAKQIDLENLCVLHKTEAEGWTLIETPLKFTRTTVQFDVKCLGKFILVQTKPGLPKHRLKFALPFIEEQNLKIKGEILTFVYKEKKHWRMMFDVVDKEYAEIITQERKEAGWSFIEKLDLTEKPVEDLSNTRGYGRRRAAKEQKKEDPELKLLNLHNGSTYNIGITGDFKLADSTPDDRLVLQFHEKLTDNYTYFDVVPAPPAGWHWDKDKNKVNGVIEKQNGEVNEKETKENKENIENGLENGVAETETKTFTGTISCFSNDSEQKRLLRKYNVQFSEEDFMEYLKPEYVEPEPEKEKPKLPSVVIVDPAQPTQPKPVKYKTFTSPQFTRLTKPTRPVIRISREAKVLSGRSLQILSREVEQGLTLAVHLNLPDSTITGIGFDSLSNGMSLVDVTYKVLLHWKRLYKGDKALQVEQLVSALKEMGRFDVAAVIMDRHRQGVELSSDCFKY encoded by the exons GATGATCATGGATGTGGCCCCGGGCAGAAAAGGCTGCACCTCTGTCTTCCCTTGGGGTGGAAGCATCAAAGTACCCCCGGGACTCTTCGGGAAGAAGGACAACCTCATAGCCAAGATGATCTCACCTTGCGAGCGGCACCTTCATGCACCACAGTTACGGGACACAGAGAAATTACTTAGCGAG GTGTTCCTCTTCGTGGCCAGAAACTATGAGTTCGACAAGTTGTTGACCGTGGAGTTTCCAGTCTATGACGAGAATCTGGATTTGTTTGAGATGAGGTTGAAGGTGAAGAAATCTGGGGACCAGGATTGGGTCACCCTCGATAACTATGTCTATAAT GCTAAAACAAAGATGGTCACATTCGAGACCAAATCGCTGGGAGTGTTCGCAGTGACGTCAACACCAAAGGCAGAGAAATTCGAGCTCACACAAAATGGCTGCCTGTACAGTGCCAGAATCAACCGGTACATATCACTACGGTTCCCGAAGAGGGCGGTTGACCGAACAGTCAGATGTGAAATAAGG ATTCACAAGGTCACACAAGAGAAAATTGAAATCACACAACGAGACCATGGCAATGAATGCTTCGACGTGGTCGCCGCCTCAAACTTTTACGACATCTCATTCCCCGAAAACGAGGCAATGACCTTCAAGCGAGCAGCGTCCATCAAACTCCCCCTGGTGTTGGTAGGAGAAGATGAGCCATTACCCAGTCAGAAACAAGAGACGGAAGTAGGGGAAGATGGCGACCATGAGCATGAAGAAGAGGTAGAGCTGGAGACGGGGAAAGCCAAACAGATTGACTTAGAAAATCTATGCGTGCTACACAAGACAGAGGCGGAGGGATGGACACTCATTGAAACGCCTCTGAAGTTCACTAGAACGACTGTGCAGTTCGATGTGAAATGTTTAGGAAA ATTTATACTCGTCCAAACCAAGCCAGGGCTACCAAAACACCGCTTGAAGTTCGCTTTGCCATTCATAGAAGAACAGAACTTAAAGATCAAGGGCGAGATACTCACATTCGTGTACAAAGAGAAGAAACATTGGCGGATGATGTTCGATGTCGTGGACAAAGAATACGCTGAGATCATTACACAG GAGCGCAAAGAAGCGGGGTGGTCATTCATTGAGAAGCTGGACCTGACAGAGAAACCCGTGGAGGATCTCTCCAACACCCGAGGTTACGGCAGGCGACGGGCCGCCAAAGAACAAAAGAAAGAAGACCCAGAACTGAAGCTGCTGAATTTACACAACGGCTCCACGTATAACATAGGGATTACTGGTGACTTCAAGTTAGCCGATTCCACACCGGATGACAGATTAGTTTTACAATTTCACGAAAAATTAACAGACAATTACACGTATTTCGACGTTGTTCCTGCACCGCCGGCAGGCTGGCATTGGGACAAGGATAAAAATAAAGTCAATGGTGTCATAGAAAAGCAGAACGGGGAAGTGAATGAAAAAGAAACGAAGGAGAATAAGGAGAATATAGAAAACGGACTGGAAAATGGTGTTGCCGAAACCGAAACGAAAACATTTACCGGTACGATCTCATGTTTTTCGAATGACTCTGAACAGAAACGGTTGCTAAGGAAGTATAATGTACAGTTTTCCGAGGAGGATTTCATGGAATACTTGAAGCCAGAGTACGTTGAGCCAGAACCGGAAAAGGAGAAACCGAAGCTGCCTTCGGTGGTGATCGTGGATCCTGCACAGCCGACCCAACCAAAGCCTGTCAAGTATAAGACCTTCACCTCGCCGCAGTTCACAAGATTGACAAAGCCCACCAGACCTGTGATAAGGA TATCGAGAGAAGCTAAGGTATTGTCCGGGCGTAGTTTACAGATCCTCTCTCGTGAGGTTGAACAAGGCTTAACACTAGCTGTTCACCTGAACCTCCCGGACTCAACCATTACAGGAATAG GTTTCGACTCACTCTCAAACGGCATGAGCCTGGTAGACGTCACGTACAAGGTCCTCCTTCATTGGAAGCGGTTATACAAGGGAGACAAGGCGCTACAAGTCGAACAACTGGTGTCGGCTCTTAAGGAAATGGGCCGATTCGATGTGGCTGCCGTGATCATGGACCGGCATCGGCAGGGGGTGGAGCTATCATCAGACTGTTTCAAATATTAG